The following are encoded together in the Bacillus sp. V2I10 genome:
- a CDS encoding YbbR-like domain-containing protein gives MDKMINNHWVMRIIALLMALILYVSVNIETPAPKKQPGPVTSVFPSAPSESAKDTETIPDVEVKTYLDQEDIIVTGVPETVAVTLSGPTNSLLKAKQLKDFEIYAELSDLSIGSHRVQLKHKNIADNLEVKLNPSIITVNVEEKVTRDFPVQVDFINKDQIETGYTAQDPIVKPSVVRVTGSKTLIDSIALIKSRVNLQNANETIEQESKVTVYDGDGNILPLEVYPSVVDVTVPITSPSKKLPFKLKNEGELGEGLSISNIEAVPNEVTIYGPLDVIDPLEFIDGVTVDLSKIKDDTVLDVDIPVPDGVTKVSPEKIQIKVDVEKEEEKILENLPVNIRGLGEGKIIQFLEPESEELDLSVVGAPSVLTNIKPSDLELFINVTDLSDGEHVVKVEVNGPQDIKWTLPVDEVKVKISSKQS, from the coding sequence ATGGATAAGATGATTAATAATCATTGGGTAATGAGAATAATTGCACTGTTGATGGCGCTCATTCTTTATGTATCTGTTAATATCGAAACGCCTGCTCCGAAAAAACAGCCGGGGCCAGTAACATCCGTATTTCCATCTGCGCCGTCTGAGTCTGCAAAAGACACAGAAACAATTCCCGATGTTGAAGTGAAAACGTATTTGGATCAAGAAGATATTATTGTGACAGGAGTGCCTGAAACAGTAGCTGTTACGCTAAGCGGGCCAACTAATTCACTATTAAAGGCAAAGCAGCTTAAAGATTTTGAAATTTATGCTGAGCTCTCGGATCTGTCCATCGGCTCACACCGGGTTCAATTAAAGCATAAGAATATAGCAGATAATCTTGAAGTGAAGTTGAACCCTTCCATTATCACTGTAAATGTGGAGGAGAAAGTTACCCGGGATTTTCCGGTACAAGTGGATTTTATAAATAAAGACCAGATTGAAACTGGTTATACCGCACAGGATCCAATTGTTAAACCGAGTGTTGTAAGAGTAACCGGATCTAAAACTCTTATTGACAGCATTGCTCTGATCAAGTCGAGGGTGAATCTGCAAAATGCTAATGAAACCATTGAGCAGGAATCAAAGGTCACGGTATATGACGGCGACGGAAACATCCTGCCTTTAGAGGTCTACCCTTCGGTTGTTGATGTGACAGTGCCGATTACAAGTCCAAGCAAGAAACTTCCTTTTAAGCTTAAGAATGAAGGCGAGCTTGGAGAAGGATTAAGCATCTCAAACATTGAAGCAGTGCCGAACGAAGTGACCATATACGGACCGCTGGATGTGATTGATCCGCTTGAATTTATAGATGGGGTAACAGTAGATTTAAGCAAAATCAAAGATGATACCGTTCTGGATGTAGATATTCCTGTACCTGACGGAGTAACAAAAGTAAGTCCCGAAAAAATCCAAATTAAAGTTGACGTTGAAAAAGAAGAAGAAAAAATACTTGAGAATCTGCCTGTTAATATCCGGGGTTTAGGGGAAGGGAAGATTATTCAGTTCCTTGAGCCGGAATCTGAAGAGCTCGATTTAAGCGTTGTTGGAGCACCTAGTGTATTGACGAATATTAAGCCGTCTGATCTTGAATTATTTATTAATGTGACAGATCTGTCGGACGGAGAGCATGTTGTTAAGGTAGAAGTGAATGGGCCGCAGGATATTAAATGGACCCTTCCTGTAGATGAAGTAAAAGTAAAAATTTCTTCTAAGCAATCGTGA
- the cdaA gene encoding diadenylate cyclase CdaA, protein MAFEEFPLLHYLGIAVDILLVWFVIYKLIMVIRGTKAVQLLKGIIVIILVRTLSQYLGLQTLQWLMDQALTWGFLAIIIIFQPELRRALEQLGRGKLFSRSGAPEEEEQQKIIDAIIKATDYMAKRRIGALVTIEKETGMSDYIETGIPLHSALSSELLINIFIPNTPLHDGAVILQKNQIAAAACYLPLSESPFISKELGTRHRAAVGISEVTDSITIVVSEETGSISVTRNGELHRNLTVEALSEILVSEFGKQAKVTSSNLWQWRGKKNG, encoded by the coding sequence ATGGCATTTGAGGAATTTCCACTACTGCATTACCTCGGCATCGCCGTTGATATTCTCCTGGTTTGGTTCGTTATATATAAGTTGATTATGGTGATACGGGGAACGAAGGCCGTTCAGCTGCTGAAAGGCATTATCGTTATTATTCTCGTTCGTACACTCAGCCAGTACTTAGGGCTGCAGACCTTGCAATGGCTCATGGACCAAGCATTAACATGGGGTTTTCTTGCGATCATTATTATTTTCCAGCCTGAGCTGCGAAGGGCGCTAGAGCAACTGGGCAGAGGAAAATTATTCTCAAGAAGCGGAGCTCCAGAGGAGGAAGAACAACAAAAAATAATCGATGCCATCATAAAAGCAACAGATTATATGGCAAAACGAAGAATTGGCGCTTTAGTTACGATTGAAAAAGAAACAGGGATGAGTGATTACATAGAAACGGGCATACCGCTTCATTCAGCTCTCTCTTCTGAGCTTTTAATTAATATCTTTATCCCGAATACTCCGCTTCACGATGGAGCTGTTATTCTCCAGAAAAATCAGATTGCTGCGGCAGCATGTTATCTGCCTCTTTCCGAAAGTCCTTTTATTTCAAAAGAATTAGGGACAAGGCACCGGGCAGCAGTTGGGATCAGTGAAGTAACCGATAGCATTACGATAGTCGTTTCTGAAGAAACGGGCAGTATTTCTGTGACCAGAAACGGAGAGCTTCACAGAAATCTAACCGTTGAAGCTTTAAGTGAAATCTTGGTTTCCGAATTTGGAAAGCAGGCAAAGGTCACTTCCTCAAACCTATGGCAGTGGAGGGGGAAGAAAAATGGATAA
- the rsiW gene encoding anti-sigma-W factor RsiW, which yields MKERIHQYLDHDIKQQDEQILKEHLQSCADCTQHLHELEKSIALVQSTSHIEAPMDFTQAIMDRLPKEKKTVGVNRWLKGHPLLAAASLFVLLMTGSLFSSWSTDSDFSVSKQPNLVVENTTVTVPEGETVEGDVTVKGGTINIEGKVEGNVTVINGEKYMASAGQVTGDVEEINEAFEWIWYQMKSLSKEVVAIFK from the coding sequence ATGAAAGAACGGATCCATCAATATTTGGATCATGATATAAAGCAGCAAGATGAGCAAATCTTGAAAGAGCACCTTCAGTCATGCGCGGACTGCACGCAGCACCTGCATGAGCTTGAGAAGTCAATCGCCCTGGTTCAGAGTACATCTCATATTGAGGCTCCGATGGATTTTACTCAAGCCATCATGGATCGTCTGCCCAAAGAAAAGAAAACGGTTGGTGTCAACAGATGGCTGAAGGGTCATCCATTGTTGGCTGCTGCTTCTCTTTTCGTGTTATTGATGACAGGCAGTTTATTTTCTTCCTGGTCAACTGATTCAGATTTCAGTGTTTCAAAGCAGCCTAATTTGGTTGTTGAGAATACTACGGTTACCGTTCCTGAAGGTGAGACTGTTGAGGGAGATGTAACGGTTAAAGGCGGAACGATCAATATTGAAGGCAAAGTTGAAGGAAACGTCACGGTAATTAACGGAGAGAAGTATATGGCTTCTGCCGGACAGGTGACAGGTGATGTTGAAGAGATCAATGAGGCTTTTGAGTGGATTTGGTATCAAATGAAATCTCTTTCCAAAGAGGTCGTCGCCATATTTAAGTAA
- the sigW gene encoding RNA polymerase sigma factor SigW yields METIVKNRIKQVKKGDQNAFAEIVDIYKDKIYQLCYRMLGNSHEAEDIAQEAFIRAYVNINSYDMDKKFSTWLYRIATNLTIDRIRKKKPDYYLDAEVTGTEGLTMYSQVAADVALPEDQVETMELQQMIQKEILKLPDKYRTVIVLKYIDELSLIEISEILDMPIGTVKTRIHRGREALRKQLRHL; encoded by the coding sequence ATGGAGACGATCGTAAAAAATAGGATTAAACAAGTTAAAAAGGGCGACCAGAATGCTTTTGCCGAAATCGTAGATATATATAAAGACAAAATTTATCAGCTTTGCTACCGCATGCTCGGGAACTCCCATGAGGCGGAGGATATAGCCCAGGAAGCGTTTATCCGGGCTTATGTGAATATTAATAGCTATGACATGGATAAGAAGTTCTCTACGTGGCTGTATCGCATTGCGACAAATTTAACGATTGATCGAATCAGAAAGAAAAAACCGGATTATTACCTTGATGCCGAAGTGACAGGAACGGAAGGGTTAACGATGTATTCTCAAGTAGCAGCTGATGTAGCTCTGCCCGAGGATCAAGTGGAAACAATGGAGCTTCAGCAAATGATTCAAAAAGAAATTTTAAAGCTCCCCGATAAATATCGTACTGTCATCGTATTAAAGTATATTGATGAGCTTTCTTTAATTGAAATCAGTGAAATTCTAGATATGCCGATCGGTACGGTGAAAACAAGAATTCACAGAGGACGAGAAGCGCTGAGGAAGCAATTAAGGCATTTATGA
- the rocF gene encoding arginase, which translates to MKERISIIGVPMDLGQMRRGVDMGPSAIRYAGVVERLEWLQYEIEDKGDIKIGRPNREEDSSSLNNLRNLKAVSEGNLKLSEQVDEVIQSGSFPLVLGGDHSIAIGTLAGVSKHYKELGVIWYDAHGDLNTGDTSPSGNIHGMPLAVSIGIGDETLTRIGGYTPKVKPENIVIIGARSLDEGEKELIKEKGIKVYTMHEIDRLGMTKVMEETIQYLKERTDGVHLSLDLDGLDPHDAPGVGTPVIGGISYRESHLAMEMLAESDIITSAEFVEVNPILDEKNKTATVAVALMGSLFGEKLL; encoded by the coding sequence ATGAAAGAAAGAATATCAATTATCGGGGTACCAATGGATTTAGGACAAATGCGCCGAGGTGTGGACATGGGGCCTAGTGCTATCAGATACGCAGGGGTTGTAGAAAGACTTGAGTGGCTGCAATATGAGATTGAAGATAAAGGTGATATTAAAATTGGACGTCCAAACCGTGAAGAGGATAGCTCTTCGTTAAATAATTTAAGAAATTTGAAAGCGGTGTCAGAAGGCAATTTAAAGCTTTCTGAACAAGTTGACGAAGTGATTCAATCTGGTTCGTTTCCACTGGTGCTTGGCGGAGACCACAGTATTGCCATCGGAACACTCGCAGGAGTTTCAAAGCATTATAAAGAACTTGGTGTAATCTGGTATGATGCACATGGAGATCTCAACACAGGCGACACTTCACCGTCAGGCAATATTCATGGGATGCCGCTTGCTGTAAGTATCGGCATCGGCGATGAAACGCTAACGAGAATTGGAGGCTACACTCCTAAAGTGAAGCCGGAAAATATTGTGATTATCGGTGCCCGTTCCCTTGATGAGGGTGAAAAGGAATTAATTAAGGAAAAAGGCATTAAAGTATATACAATGCATGAGATTGACCGTCTTGGCATGACTAAGGTAATGGAGGAAACCATTCAATATTTGAAAGAGCGTACTGACGGTGTCCACTTGTCCCTCGATTTAGATGGACTTGATCCGCACGATGCTCCAGGAGTCGGCACACCGGTTATCGGAGGTATTAGCTACAGAGAAAGTCATTTAGCGATGGAGATGCTTGCAGAATCAGATATCATCACTTCTGCTGAGTTTGTTGAAGTAAATCCTATCTTAGATGAAAAGAACAAAACAGCTACAGTAGCAGTAGCTCTGATGGGTTCTTTATTCGGCGAAAAGCTCCTTTAA
- the pdaB gene encoding polysaccharide deacetylase family sporulation protein PdaB — MNNFYVLHVKKIKQLIIIVIAALFTAGILYIENVMQFPVFSTADGPKAVFRGEEKENKVSLTFDISWGDEKAKPILDTLKNNGITNATFFLSAAWAERHPEIVKQIVKDGHQVGSMGYAYKNYTALEAEDIRRDILMAQDVFNELGLKDIKLLRPPTGNFNEEILTIAERYGYTVVHYSVDSDDWKNPGVDAIVKNVNDSVQGGDIILLHASDSAKQTQKAIPQIVDGLKQKGLKNVSIAELIANGNAKSTEVK; from the coding sequence ATGAACAATTTTTACGTTTTACATGTTAAAAAGATCAAGCAACTTATCATTATTGTAATAGCTGCGCTTTTTACAGCCGGGATTTTATATATAGAAAACGTTATGCAATTCCCTGTTTTCTCAACCGCAGATGGACCTAAAGCTGTTTTCAGGGGTGAGGAGAAGGAAAATAAAGTGTCTTTAACATTTGATATCAGCTGGGGCGACGAAAAGGCAAAGCCCATTCTTGATACATTGAAAAATAACGGCATTACGAATGCAACCTTCTTCCTCTCTGCAGCATGGGCAGAACGTCATCCTGAAATCGTCAAACAAATTGTGAAGGACGGACACCAGGTGGGAAGCATGGGTTATGCCTATAAAAATTACACTGCTTTGGAGGCTGAGGATATACGCCGGGACATTCTCATGGCACAGGATGTATTTAATGAGCTCGGTCTTAAGGATATTAAACTTCTCAGACCGCCAACAGGCAATTTCAATGAAGAAATTCTTACTATTGCCGAAAGATACGGATATACAGTTGTCCATTACAGTGTTGACTCAGATGATTGGAAAAATCCCGGTGTAGATGCCATTGTTAAGAACGTGAATGACAGCGTTCAAGGCGGGGACATTATCCTGCTGCATGCATCGGACTCCGCTAAGCAAACACAAAAAGCAATTCCCCAAATTGTTGACGGCCTGAAACAAAAAGGATTAAAGAATGTATCAATAGCTGAATTAATTGCTAATGGAAATGCGAAATCAACAGAAGTTAAATAA
- a CDS encoding KinB-signaling pathway activation protein: protein MNSRNWVRLFLTTLLVGGISTSIVGFALRWGEYQKFFTSFDLVEILSILFWLIGVGFIFSIISQMGFFAYLTIHRFGLGIFRTAALWNAIQIVLILFVVFDLIYFRYQLFAAEGESILSYILLALFLVIFGLAVAYIKMKQTNKMAFIPALFFMIVVTAVEWVPALRVNEGDWLYLMLIPLLICNAYQLLLLTKLSQVKKAKPM, encoded by the coding sequence TTGAACAGTAGAAATTGGGTCCGTTTGTTTTTGACGACTTTGCTTGTCGGGGGCATTAGTACAAGCATTGTCGGTTTTGCATTAAGGTGGGGAGAGTATCAGAAATTTTTCACATCTTTTGATCTTGTTGAAATCCTCTCCATTTTATTTTGGCTGATCGGTGTAGGTTTTATTTTCAGTATTATTAGCCAAATGGGCTTTTTTGCGTATTTAACGATCCACCGCTTTGGTCTTGGCATTTTCAGAACAGCAGCCTTATGGAATGCGATTCAAATCGTGCTGATTTTGTTTGTGGTGTTTGATTTGATTTATTTCCGCTACCAGCTTTTCGCGGCAGAAGGCGAATCCATTCTGTCATATATCCTTCTCGCATTATTCCTGGTCATTTTTGGCCTGGCTGTAGCATATATCAAGATGAAGCAAACCAATAAAATGGCGTTCATCCCGGCTTTATTCTTTATGATTGTCGTTACAGCTGTCGAATGGGTCCCTGCTCTCCGTGTAAATGAAGGAGACTGGCTGTATCTCATGCTCATTCCGCTTCTCATATGCAATGCGTATCAGCTTTTGTTATTAACTAAATTATCTCAAGTCAAAAAAGCTAAGCCTATGTGA
- the gerD gene encoding spore germination lipoprotein GerD: MKKRRLLSLFTLIAICSFLASCSPNDQPAGQQDYEETKKMVVDILKTDDGKKAIQEILKNDDMKQNLIMDQKVVSDTISKTLTSEKGAEFWKKTFEDPKFSESFAKSLQTEHEKVIKGLMKDPEYQEMLIGVLQNPEMEKQTVKVLQSQEFRKHLQQVITETINSPLFKTKMEETLLKAAKEMNQQGGGQGSGGQQAEQGGQGETGEGGQ; encoded by the coding sequence ATGAAAAAGCGAAGGTTGCTCTCATTATTTACACTAATAGCCATCTGTTCCTTCCTCGCAAGCTGTTCTCCAAATGACCAGCCCGCAGGACAACAGGATTATGAAGAAACAAAAAAGATGGTTGTTGATATATTAAAGACTGATGATGGAAAAAAAGCGATCCAGGAAATTTTGAAAAATGATGACATGAAGCAAAATTTGATCATGGATCAAAAAGTTGTCTCAGATACCATTTCTAAAACACTGACATCTGAAAAAGGAGCGGAATTCTGGAAAAAAACCTTTGAAGATCCAAAGTTCAGTGAAAGCTTCGCCAAAAGCCTGCAGACGGAGCATGAAAAAGTAATCAAGGGCTTAATGAAAGACCCTGAGTATCAAGAAATGCTTATTGGAGTCCTTCAAAATCCCGAAATGGAAAAACAAACGGTAAAGGTGCTTCAAAGTCAAGAATTCCGCAAGCATCTTCAGCAAGTGATTACAGAAACCATTAATAGCCCGCTTTTCAAAACAAAAATGGAAGAAACCCTTCTAAAAGCTGCTAAAGAAATGAATCAGCAAGGCGGCGGACAAGGAAGCGGCGGTCAGCAAGCAGAGCAAGGCGGTCAAGGTGAAACTGGAGAAGGCGGTCAATAA
- a CDS encoding P-loop NTPase encodes MLKEETARKIVGNLKEPFLHRTLEELNAIEEVSIKEEKNHISMKVAIAKTGTSEQMQLQQEIVAKLKEAGAATVGLRFTELPQEVIAKYQTAKPEDPSLLTEGKQPTFIAIASGKGGVGKSTVSVNLAVALARLGKKVGLIDADIYGFSVPDMMGITKRPVVRGERIIPVERFGVQVISMGFFVEDNAPVIWRGPMLGKMLNNFFQEVEWGDLDYLLLDLPPGTGDVALDVHAMLPSCKEIIVTTPHPTAAFVAARAGAMALRTEHEVIGVVENMSYFESKLTGEKEYVFGKGGGEKLADELDVPVLGNIPLQQPDWNEEDFAPSVYAKDHPTGEIYLGIAKKVTELVPVSV; translated from the coding sequence ATGCTGAAAGAGGAAACAGCTCGTAAAATCGTCGGGAATTTAAAAGAACCTTTTTTACATAGAACCTTAGAAGAATTAAATGCGATTGAAGAAGTTTCGATAAAAGAAGAGAAAAATCATATAAGTATGAAAGTAGCGATTGCCAAAACTGGTACATCTGAACAAATGCAGCTGCAGCAGGAGATCGTTGCTAAGCTGAAGGAAGCAGGGGCTGCAACAGTTGGTCTCCGTTTCACAGAGCTGCCTCAAGAAGTAATTGCGAAATATCAAACAGCAAAGCCTGAAGATCCTTCCTTGCTCACTGAAGGAAAGCAGCCGACATTTATCGCGATAGCAAGCGGAAAAGGCGGCGTCGGAAAATCTACCGTATCGGTTAATTTAGCAGTAGCATTAGCTCGCTTAGGCAAGAAAGTCGGGTTAATTGATGCGGATATTTATGGATTCAGTGTTCCTGATATGATGGGAATCACCAAAAGACCGGTTGTAAGGGGAGAAAGAATCATCCCTGTTGAGCGGTTCGGTGTTCAAGTTATTTCAATGGGATTTTTCGTTGAAGATAATGCTCCGGTCATTTGGAGAGGTCCTATGCTTGGAAAAATGCTCAACAACTTCTTTCAGGAAGTAGAGTGGGGAGATCTGGATTATCTGCTGCTTGATCTGCCTCCGGGTACTGGCGATGTTGCACTCGATGTGCATGCTATGCTTCCGTCATGTAAAGAAATCATCGTGACAACTCCTCATCCGACAGCTGCATTTGTAGCGGCTAGAGCGGGTGCTATGGCTCTTAGAACCGAGCATGAGGTAATCGGAGTAGTTGAAAATATGTCTTACTTTGAAAGCAAGCTCACTGGAGAAAAAGAATATGTATTTGGCAAAGGCGGAGGAGAAAAGCTTGCGGATGAACTTGATGTGCCTGTGCTTGGAAATATTCCGCTGCAGCAGCCGGACTGGAACGAAGAAGACTTTGCTCCATCGGTTTATGCGAAAGATCACCCTACAGGTGAGATTTACTTAGGTATTGCCAAGAAGGTTACAGAACTTGTGCCTGTGAGTGTATAA
- the cwlD gene encoding N-acetylmuramoyl-L-alanine amidase CwlD, which produces MKRKLRWFGFGAGFILLLLLFQFQFNNDSSWKSWNLPLTGKVIYIDPGHGGPDGGAVGKEHLEKDIALSISKQIRDYLQEQGALVLLTREKDTDLAEKDTKGYSKRKGQDLRKRLQIINESEADLYLSIHLNAIPSNEWSGAQTFYHSKMKENEKVAKFIQDELRRNLENTDRKAKQMNTIYLMKHIDKPGALVEVGFLSNPEEARLLGTKKYQDKIAASIYNGILRYMTHEKNPPE; this is translated from the coding sequence ATGAAAAGAAAGCTAAGATGGTTTGGCTTCGGTGCAGGCTTTATTTTATTACTCCTATTATTTCAGTTTCAATTCAACAACGACAGCTCCTGGAAGTCGTGGAATCTCCCTTTAACAGGAAAGGTCATTTACATAGACCCAGGCCACGGAGGACCAGACGGAGGGGCAGTCGGGAAAGAACATCTTGAAAAAGATATCGCACTCTCCATATCCAAACAGATCAGAGACTACCTTCAGGAACAGGGAGCATTGGTCCTCCTCACTCGTGAAAAGGATACTGATCTGGCTGAAAAGGATACAAAAGGATATTCAAAAAGAAAAGGGCAGGATTTAAGAAAAAGACTCCAAATAATAAACGAATCAGAAGCAGACCTTTACTTAAGTATTCACTTGAATGCCATTCCTTCTAATGAGTGGAGCGGGGCCCAGACTTTTTATCATTCAAAAATGAAAGAGAATGAAAAGGTGGCAAAATTCATTCAAGATGAACTTAGAAGAAATTTAGAGAATACAGACAGAAAAGCAAAACAAATGAATACGATCTATTTAATGAAACATATCGATAAGCCAGGTGCATTAGTAGAAGTTGGTTTCTTATCAAACCCTGAGGAAGCCCGGCTTCTCGGAACAAAAAAATATCAGGACAAAATAGCCGCTTCCATCTATAATGGCATCTTAAGATATATGACGCATGAAAAAAATCCTCCAGAGTGA
- a CDS encoding DUF2521 family protein, with protein sequence MMENITSLSDKRREKQINYERSILKDLTLTQLKTKAYECFGVFMHSGKFDYSAIEDGCIDFSIEAYLLGASYSRFGFFGETMQTVNARSRREEKLLVDQLFDYMLIWGNPGENDFKNESIYYACEFLIHLWWSEGFEKGEKRLKLRLH encoded by the coding sequence ATGATGGAAAATATCACTTCACTTTCAGATAAAAGAAGAGAGAAGCAAATCAACTATGAACGCAGCATACTTAAGGACCTTACGTTAACTCAGCTGAAAACAAAAGCTTACGAGTGCTTTGGCGTTTTTATGCATTCCGGGAAATTTGACTACTCAGCTATAGAAGATGGCTGCATTGATTTTTCCATAGAGGCATATCTGCTCGGTGCAAGCTACAGCAGGTTTGGCTTTTTTGGAGAAACCATGCAGACCGTGAATGCAAGGTCAAGACGGGAAGAAAAACTGCTTGTTGACCAGCTGTTTGACTACATGCTGATATGGGGGAACCCTGGCGAAAATGACTTCAAAAATGAATCGATCTATTATGCATGTGAGTTTTTAATTCATTTATGGTGGTCGGAGGGTTTTGAAAAAGGAGAAAAACGGCTTAAGCTTCGTCTCCATTAA
- the rpsI gene encoding 30S ribosomal protein S9: MKYLEGVSKNERKKYGLKGARRAPQFSKR, encoded by the coding sequence ATGAAATATCTTGAAGGTGTATCAAAAAATGAACGTAAAAAATACGGTCTTAAAGGCGCTCGTCGTGCACCTCAGTTCTCAAAACGTTAA
- a CDS encoding 2Fe-2S iron-sulfur cluster-binding protein — MDKRIFTVGSLIPGNIVNIEAINSNLIDVESIPVAHQLQKIGLVQNQNKLEIQPIKGKLLLDAALQQGQDLKFKCRKGTCGVCTVKIEEGASHLHPPNDKEKKKLKMALNQGYRLACQSMIQ, encoded by the coding sequence TTGGATAAAAGAATATTTACTGTTGGTTCACTTATTCCCGGAAACATAGTTAACATAGAGGCAATAAATTCGAATTTAATTGATGTGGAAAGTATTCCGGTGGCCCATCAATTGCAAAAAATCGGTTTGGTTCAAAATCAGAACAAGCTTGAAATTCAGCCTATTAAAGGAAAACTATTGTTGGATGCTGCCTTGCAGCAGGGGCAGGACTTAAAGTTCAAATGCCGAAAGGGAACTTGTGGGGTATGTACAGTAAAAATTGAAGAGGGGGCATCCCATTTACACCCTCCTAACGATAAAGAGAAAAAAAAGTTGAAAATGGCCTTAAACCAAGGGTATAGATTAGCATGTCAATCGATGATCCAGTGA